From Camelina sativa cultivar DH55 chromosome 5, Cs, whole genome shotgun sequence:
taaataccataggggcaatgtcttccatttggatgttgttgtctACCAGTCTACACTTATCAGTTGGCCATGCGATTATATGtccaacagcttctttcatatgaaagatcttttgtGCAGGTCTCCATAGAAATGCATCTGGTTTATATGCAGCTTCAACTAACACTTTGAGATCATAAGGGCCAAGACGACAGTCATTCACTATGTCATccggatcagaagaaagaatccgaccctcaccaacattttcatcaatgtcagaccaatcaacaaacacacacttaggatgtgctcttttgtttacactctgcaacaatttcatgagcaactaagaatcataaacgacactaagaagaatcacttagctgatatgaaaagaagtaagaatatgttactcttgcagctgagttttcatccatttcagcttctggtctctgtaacataaacaaaaataacatcaatttatattacTCTAACTGGCTGATGAATAGTAGAGAACTCTTAAGTATCTAACCTGATTCTTGATTCTGCCAAGTTCACTTTCCAAGGCATTGAcctgttttactaattttacttgCCGCTCTTCCATTTCAGCCATACACTTGCTCTGCATTTGTAAACAAGCTAATTTGGTCTTACTCATGCCTCTACCCATTGCCCTCAGCCTACCAGAATTGTCAGGTCCTAAAAGCTTGGCGAGGTGATCTTCATctggatttgttaaaaatgctggAGCATCACTTNGGAACTCATCCTCTTGTTGGTCCTCACCCTCTGCAATCTCACTTAAGTCGCCCACAGGTTGGTCAGCTAAGTCACCTCTAAAAGCCAACTCTTGATCAAAAAATTCAGCAgctttatataactcaaaaacttccTCATTCCACTGAGTTGGTTTACTTTGAAATTCATCTACTGACTTCACatctccatgatgataccaatcacTATGCACCTTGTATGCCTCATCCATCCCTCTTATTACAAGATGCTCAACCACAACACTGTTTAACTGTCGTACTACATTACGACAGTCTTTACAAGGACATATTATCATTTCTATGTCACCTAAAGCCGCAGACACATCCCTTACAAATTTCCAAGCTCCACTTTTATAACCAGGATCAGCTCTTCAAtggataattaaagaaaaaaatcataactaaaagaacatcttaaagtatccaaacccaaaataaaacctaattatgaaatataattccTTACCTGCATAGATGcacccatgccttgtccaacattatatgttataatataaattttaacctttatagataaaatagagATACATATTATACAAAGCTCACATTAAGCAACAATTCAGACAATACTGCACTACTTCAGACACATACAGATGCTCTTAAACCAATATCTAACTGTGTAAAATCTCACTAATCTAATCACTATTTATACGAATCAGACtcaaaggacaaaacatagcaatcaCCAATATTCgtgtgtaataataatgtttaactatTGGTTGAGTGATACTAACCTGTTGTGTGAGTAcagagaaatgagaagcttcAGTTCCCCAACATTTCAAtcaccaacacttgggaaaaaaaaaaaatcgttcagTTTATGAAGGCGCAAAtactcaaatccaaaagctatttttgagtcaaatctgtaaataatcgaaccctaacaaaacagatgGATTCGAAACTCCACATTctcaaaatctgtaaataatcgaaccctaaaaaacagataacgaaataaatctagataaatcgaaccctaacaaaacagataacTAAATCTGACCCTTATCGAAATCAAAAGCTGTTTGAAATCACAAATAATCGAAACAAATAACGAaattaggaggaagaagaaagacatgccTCAAAAATGGATTCGAGCTATCAATTGCGATGGATATGGAGATTTAGggcgaaattggggcttttcacaaacggcgaaattggggcttttcacaaacggcgataaaactgaagaattgataagaaatttagaagaatttGAGCACACACagagaatttagaagaagaaatcttcttAGGTTGAGCTTAGGttgtaacgagagagagagagagagtgtgtcgagtttttgggttttttttttatttggcgattaagtgaataatttcactaagtattggcggacaaaagtcacttttgtttcccgctacataattttcctatcatagcgttaataagatgctattaaaaagtaagcgaaaaaaaatctcatctttcatagcagtgacggaaaatgagctatatccgtctgctatcaatgtacatatttgttgccGTGATTATACTACCTTTCTCTTGTAAATTTCTTAAGTTGTATATGTCTCCATCTCATACCTTTTAGTTTTAAGTTCCAATAATGTTCGTAAGAAAAGTTAAAAGTGTCTTCATAATTAATTCACAAATTTTTACATATCCATCAATTATCTGATCGTGGAAAAATAACTCTAATTTCAGCTAGAAAAACGATGGTAGGCATTAATATATCATTTCACAATGTTGTTACTTGTTTTATCAGATTAGATCATTAATACTTGAAaggaaatttaataaaataatctattaaAAACCATCTACATTTCTCATACtgatgtttttcaaaaaaaattatacatacaATATGTATTCTAACGAATTTACATATGGATGGTGTAGCAGTAGCACATCAATAACACTAGTATAAAGTActgtatatttataataaatagaGTCTTTGTTATCGGTTCCTTCATGGATAATCATTGAGGCCTTTATATTATTTGTCCATATATAGTAAattgcattaactttatttgcTCTTTATAtgattgaaagtttttttttatattatttgaacAGACATATGGGTTTGTTTTTTCAGCTCCAGACTTTACGATTGGTCCACCTACATGGGGTACATCTGCATGTGACGACCTTACATGATTGCCCTGACGTCTCGACACTCTTTCTTTGGACCCTTAATTAATCTGCCGTCTCGAGTTCGCATTATTACccaataaataatcaaaattgcTTATTATATTTAACCACCGAAACTTAAAAGTCTTAAACAAGTCTAAGTACGTTGCATTACAGTTGAACATGCAGTTCTTCTTATGCTAAATAGATTCTTATGATATATTATAATGACTTACAGTTTCATTGGAAGTCATCGCATTATTACTTGACATCTGAACTATTATTATTCACTTGATCTTGGCCCAAATATTGATCAATTAGTAAATTAGTATTTACCAACATAcgagtttttatatatattcataccTATTTGGTTCAGTTATACATAAattttacttttgaattttggaCCTTTGTTCCTAATTGTACTACAGTTCGATTCCTGTCCTATAAGATCCAATTTACATATGCTTAcaagttttattatttattattattgctcATATGATCTTAACTTAATTAGAATCTCTTGTCCTCACTGCCACATTCCGAGACTAGATCACAAATTTAACATAGATCTTATCCACATGAGTACATtacatagttttgtttttaacttcataataaataaaaatattcgaAAATTTTCTTCCCGGGgatgttaaataaaaatccGATTTCCggattcaaaagaaaaaaaattaagaaaatagagacagaattaattaacaaagagtgaaaaaaaaaaaaaactactaattAAGATCCTCAGTGATGCTATCGAGGTGAGGCCGCCACGTGGAAACTGACGCCGACCGGCTATGTCTCCGACGGTGACGATTCTCTTTACTGGTGGAACTCATCTTCTCCGACAACATAACATCTTCTAAATATTTCTCACACAACGTCAAACAATGACCATCAAGATCATCCTTATGTTTTGGTGTTACGGTATCAAGATCCTTGTTACCACTCATATGATCACTGTTTTGGCTGTTTTTCTGGCGGTGgagatcttttctcttctttgtcttcttcttctccggcaaAGAAGTATCCGGGATAAGAAAATAGATGCTTCCACGCTTAAGCTCAGATTCAGGGGACAAGATCAAGATCTTACGTACAACTCCTTGAGAACAAGGTTTGCTCAAGACATGGTTAGGATTCGCCTGAAGGACCTCACCGGCGGTCATCGGACGAGTGATCTCGTCGACGTGGCCGTTTAGATGAACGATTCTGATCAAATCTAAAGCTCCACATGGAAGTACACAAGCCAAACAACATCGTAAACTGTTTCCCATATCTTCGTTTTTGTAACACAGATTTTTTTACGTTTttctttaacaagaaaaaaagagaaaattttataagtttgttctttgttgttgttgttgttgttgtgtgttgtttttgtgGACAAGTCGtggttatgtatatatatatagagagagtgaACAAAAACGATTAAAGAGAGCTTGACCAAATGTATGCGGAtgttttaattactaaaacGCCCTTGCTTCTGATTGTGATTAACTTAAGCAGCCCTCCATAATCCTTATTAAGTTAATATAGTGCTCATTAgacaaaactattttatttctgttattttacTCAATTAATCTACTTTTAACATAAAAGATATCCATTTTTTGGTCAATACCTATTTTTGGTCTAGAAATCTGCCTgtctaataattttaatttctaacaACTATAACAAATAATGATTTGATTGATGAAATggataaattatgtaatatgATTAGTTTTAAAACCAATCAGAAAGTAATAGTAATTTAGAATTATCCGTTTTGCACCAAACTAATAATATGACACAACTCTTATTTTGAATGTAGATGCATTATCCAATTAGAAAATTGCTTAATAAATATTTTCGGACTGTCCTACAACTTTTGTATATTCAAACAATTTTGACGTTATAATAAGGTTTTGTAATcgataccaaaaaaataaatttttttttcttttacgtgAAAACTACTCCATAAACAAATTTCTTCTAAATGAATGTAAAAGCCAAAAATGTGTAAATACTAcactatattatattaaattaaataattaataaatatattttatatataattattgaagTGGTTACtctaaaattttgtgttaattttaacAAGTGATGCAACTATTTTCATCATTTgttattattgattattttcatcattttccaCACGCGATAATGATCTCGAATTTCGAAGTGAGGTGGTCTAGGAAGTTGTTTGGTTCAGAGAGGTTGAAGGCCACCACGGTGACGTCTTTGAGGATGAAGCTTGGCGAAGTTGGCTTGAGTATAATGAACCACACAACTAGGAATACGACGGCTGGAACTAATATCATAGATAAGATGATTATGCAGGCGTTGATTCGCCTCCGGGTGGATCCATCTTCGCAATCTTTTGTCGACATTTCTTTATTTACGAGTTTGCCACTGATGtacatttcttgttttttctttaaaggtTTTGGTCATTAACTCCTATACCAAAACATGTGAAAGTGGcatttagtaaaagaaaatatacaatatgGCATTTCATAATAGTTTAGTTTCAAAAGTGGCACTTTGGACTAAATTCCCTTCAGAtgttttaattactaaaacGCCCTTGCTTCTGATTCTGATTAACTTAAGCAGTCCTTCTTAATCCATATGATAGTGCTCATTATACAAACTATTTTATTTCTGTTATCCTACTCAATTTATCTACTTTTAACGATTAAAGATATCCATTGTTTGGTCAATacctattattttttttggtctagaAATCTACCTgtctaataattttaatttctaacaACTATAACAGATAATGATTTGATTGATGAAATggatatattatgtaatatgatTAGTTTTAAAACTAATCAGAAAGAAATAGCAATTTAGAATTATCCGTTTTGCACCAAACTAATAATATGACACAACTCTTATTTTGAATGTAGATGCATTATCCAGTTAGAAAATTgcttaataaatatttttggacCGTCCTACAATTTTTGTATATTCAAACAATTTTGACGTtataataaagttttgtaatggataccaaaaagaagatttttttttttttacgtgaAAACTACTACATAATTAAATTTCTCCTAAATGAATGTAGAGGCAAAAATGTGTAAATActacactattttttttttttgaaactaaagtggtttttgtaaagttgataagttttcagataaaaaaaaaaaccacagatTATTTAATACTAGATACAACAAACctgtttgatcaaaaaaaaaaagatacaacaaACCTATGTGACATATACGGCATATACCTATACAAAGTTGTTAACCTATGTATAACATCGATAAGTTTAAAatatctctttatttattatttttcttagtttattCGAAATCTAAACGAATTTTGGACGCCAATATATGCTACTAAAAACATCTGAAGGTAGCCAAAGTACAAATTAAATTTGGGTAGTGGGTACTTGATTACATTGTTTGCATTCTTCTGGTACCTTTCTGCTAAttgacacatatatatatatatatatatatatactttttagttCTTAATCAGAATTTAAACCGTATGTACCCTATTTGTACCTAATTACCTCTAAAGGCTCTTACACTTATCTAACATGGtactaataaattataaattactaCGGGAAACAGTTAAGGAGCTGTTTGGTCAGAGCTTCCGTTACGTTCGGGTTATGATACCAAAAGGAGATCCATGTATAATTAAATAACgtcattagaaaataaattataatgatCCAAAATCAGATACGTTAACTGATGTTTTTGCCTTTTCCTGTATGTTATCTTCAAACATAACAGAACAGATAAGATCCCGAACTTTATAAAGAAATGAATGTTTGgtaaactagaaaaaaaattaacgttGATTATattactacatttttttttgaacaaactgaTTATAttactacatatataaatatatatatatatatatataactggaGTTCTAACCAAAATTTCGATGGAACACCAACTAGTTATAAGCCTATAACATTCATTAGAAGACATATTTATAACTATAGTTTAAGTAGATGATAGTACAGAAAACTATCTATGACATTAACATCATTAATAGTCGAATTGATTGACGAATCTAAGAGAAAACAGTATTTTGTCCTCATTTtctatactattattattattttttaaaagtttatcaTCACATGTCTCTCACTGGAAAAGACAAAAGTTTAAGACTGAAACTGTACCGATAGTACATTAGTACTATGTTATATTCGATGTTAATTATGACGCTGTTAAAATCAGATACAAAAGTAATGCATGTACCAATTGTACGAGTAGGAATCTAGCTATAGATTATGATTCTCCCATTTTCAGGATGACgttaatcaattaattatgGACTCTCGAGACTCTCGAGGCCTTAAACTTCCCCTTGAATGGGTATGAAATTAATGATGCATAAGGTTTTGGTAAAACCCATATATTCATCAAATGATTAATGccctaataaaataaatatatcaagtACGTAAGAGGAAGCTTCGTAGCACGGAGGTTTGTGGCACCGACTATTGCGTACAAGCGGCGCTGAAGTTGATTcattagaccatctccaatggttttccctattttagaggtgacttttgctccaatagatacctctattttttcctctaaaaaagaatatttcatagagattctttttttattttattattaataccttttacttataaaagttgcaaactaacccatttattttagtatttgtaaaactttcataaaattatgatattattaaaaattttaacattcataaatatcatttaaatatcacatttattaaaagaaatacattgcatcatataaaataataaaagtgttaaaagtttaaagaccattaaatatataatttatttattttgatcataaatataaaagtgttaaaagttcaaggaccattttataaattaaaaagttcaactctattatagagaaaaaaatagagatctctattatagaggtggAAATAGAAATGAgttggagtagattttactctaaaatagagttaaaaagcaaatatagagatagttggagatgcccttatgaaacaaatgattttatttatttatctactATCAAACAATAAACCTCGTGCGCACCacacgattttttttctttttttctttttgttgtttataattaTGATTGAAACTTAATTTTAAGTATGGAATTACAAGACGATCAATTAATTGAAGAACGTGAGTCAAGTCTGTCTTTTCCCTCAATTGGACAACACATGTATCCACGGTGGATCATAAACcacataattaattatgtagTTGAATGAGGTTAGTGACAAAAAGGTTAAATAATCGTTCAAAGACAGAACTGAgggagacttttttttgtttgttacttttgtATCAGCTTTATGCAAGCAAACAATATTCTATATTAGAATCTGAATAATATTCTAACGTAGGAATCAGTTGAttgaatttaatatattatactacGGCTGACAGTATAATGATATTCTACAggataaatttttaaatttctgtacgcgttaaaagtaaaaagaaaaaaagagttccATTACAAAGTCCAActgtaaataattttcttcaacatttttaaataaCTTACTCGTTCACGGGCAGTCATCTTGATCTTcatctttaatatatttaaatcttagaagttagaacaacATTATATCGCAAAAGTTTGAGTTTAACATAGGTTagtgaaaataatattatttcctAAGAAGAATTGAAACGATTAGTTTATTGAGGTTGCTTGTCCGTATTATTATATAGTCACAAAGCCGGAATCGAAAATAAAGAAACGATATATAGCTGTCATTTTATGGTCAAATGGTGCAATGAATCAAAGTCTAGTTTCAAGCTCCAGTTACAAACTTcagttttacattttatttatgaaagatTTTGAGCTGTGTTGGTGAACCATCCCAAGTTATATATTACGTAAGGAGAGTGATATTTGTTCTTAGAAAGAAAATTCTTGGGAAATTTGCAAACTTTATTCTGAATTACAAACGAGTTGTTGCAATTAGACTATTAGTTATGAAATGTCGCTTGGTTTCGACAAGACTTTTAGTTGACATGTGATTATTGATTACTACTGGTATAGGCAGGCCCGGTTCGAGCCTTCCAAGATTGGTTAGCTCTAGTTCAAACTCTCATAGCCAATTTCCCCAACAAAAAATTCAGGACagaagttgttttttttctttttgttttttgccaAAAGTTGTTTTAGACCCTATATTAAGTTGAGTCGATGCTAGGTAGAAATATGCATGAATCGGGTTAGTTAGGTGTAAATGTGTAATCCTAAAACGCAAAATTCGCATATATTTGAGTTTGCTTCGGTTCGACCCAAATGATCcaacttatattttatatcgcatatttggttccaaaaaaatcattatagttttcttttaaaacgaTGTCAATATTCATAATTTTCGGGGACAACCTAGTCCTAGTTGGAGTAAGGCTAAAAAAACTCGAGCAAACAGGTCAAGAAAGAGACATCCAACTCTTTCGAGCTTAAACATCTAGATTCGAGTCCTGCTTTTTTAAGAGCCGGGTCAGGCCACACTCACATATTTAAATGATGTAAtgtaatcataaaaattaactaggtaacaacccatACTATGTACAGAATAAATCTATGCATATAAAATTAGAGTTATGAGTAAAGTTATTTTCTAGGATAAAATTTGTttccgtaaaaaaaaaagatataaccTGTGAGAATATGTTTAGATCAAACTATTAtgtatcaactaaatatatgtgaaaatatatGTTCAATCTATgcaaaaaattttattttaaaaaaattatttattttgtgtaaatatgtttcacccgtgaaatattataccaatgGTCTTAAATAAGTCAATTTCCTATAATAATGAtcattgtgataattttattttagaaactttGTATATGTGCAtagtaatcaatttttttagtatataaatagcaattattttattatagatctaattattttatattttaataatttaatatgttataaaaatgattaaaataaattttaaaattgaaatgtttgatttttgtaattatttgtAAAGGAATATTCCCTAATCATTCAATagcaattatgtgtaaataactaaatatccataaaaatgaaGACAATAAATTCATTGGTGTCTCGAGCTCTCTAACGACTTGTGTTTTCTTGAGAGTgcttttatattaatatataggggataagaTACTGTATATGAGAATTTTATACTAAAGTATAGAGCAGTACAGATAGAGCTTACCAAAACTAATAACATTCGGATCCTAAATTGTAATTAATTCATGATGACGATAGATGTTCGAACTACAACAAATTAGCTATGGTAACTATAAAAATTGTTGGAAAACGAAATAACATCAATAAAGCTGAACTGGAATCACGttgaattttacaattaaaaagatTAGCATATAGCTTAAGGCTAAGGGGGAAGAACCTGATGGTATAACGACAAAGTAAGGGAATAACATAAAGACTTTATCTTAGATATTAGAGATATCTCCAGTCGATAAATACGCGTTGATTTGGATTTGTATCCCGTGAGTAAgatcctttttgttttatgtgattTAGTGGTGCACGTTGCTCTATCTTAAAACTAGCAAAGTTGACGTTATAGGAAAATCCGAAATGacaattttgagagattttgtgaAGATGTAACACATAACACCAATCATCTACATTCTTCTTATATAGTGTACTACTAGGGTAATATTAATTGCTTTATTTGACTAAAAGAATGTTTTCGCTACAACAAAACCGTATC
This genomic window contains:
- the LOC104786640 gene encoding uncharacterized protein LOC104786640, which translates into the protein MGNSLRCCLACVLPCGALDLIRIVHLNGHVDEITRPMTAGEVLQANPNHVLSKPCSQGVVRKILILSPESELKRGSIYFLIPDTSLPEKKKTKKRKDLHRQKNSQNSDHMSGNKDLDTVTPKHKDDLDGHCLTLCEKYLEDVMLSEKMSSTSKENRHRRRHSRSASVSTWRPHLDSITEDLN